A DNA window from Mya arenaria isolate MELC-2E11 chromosome 17, ASM2691426v1 contains the following coding sequences:
- the LOC128224372 gene encoding sodium-coupled monocarboxylate transporter 1-like: MTEDMKFKPWDWVVFAAMLAVSMVIGIFYAVRETLGKTEATTGEYLMGGRKLGLLPVSISILVSFFSAIVILGNPAEMYTTGTMMFMLTIGMLLSIFLAATIFVPLLYPLQLTSSFEYLELRFNSKVAKLTGTFIMIVQQVLYMGIASFAPSTALEAVTGFPAWATIVIVGCVATVYTFLGGMKAVIWTDVFQCVVIVAGLLTICIQGAIKVGGMDRVWEVNEEWKRIYFWDADPDPRTRHSIWTLVVGGGVLWLSAFGMSQQSVQRYCAVSTLNKSRGAVLTNMVGVVIIMSLSCLSGVVVFAYYVQQGCDPLSDKQVSNPNQLLPLFVMEVLGYPGLPGLFMSTLFSGALSSMSSSLNALAAVVWEDILKPCVGHRVSETARTWITKVIVLIFGGAGVGFAFVAMSLGGSVVQASFSFTGAASGPLLGIFLLGGLFPWANWLGCTIGGFVGLAIPIWISFGSYGLPKKPYALEFPTSNCTVLESLVTTTIPPTTTAYQISGVEHLYTLSYMWFASIGVAVSVIVGLIVSAITLPLLGRSEVDSKYLIPIFDRLFCYLPDKILAPLRCGRKYKHPQEILEETLKEKNMEQNGTLVKTTSSQRYTKTQDVNGSDGASVVYSNKVFTDDEMNQI, from the exons ATGACAGAAGACATGAAATTCAAACCATGGGACTGGGTGGTGTTCGCTGCCATGCTGGCCGTCTCCATGGTCATCGGGATTTTCTATGCAGTCCGTGAAACCCTCGGCAAAACCGAGGCGACGACCGGCGAGTATCTCATGGGTGGCCGGAAGCTTGGCCTTCTTCCGGTCTCTATCAGCATTCTCGTGTCGTTCTTCTCGGCGATCGTTATACTGGGAAACCCAGCGGAAATGTACACGACGGGGACCATGATGTTCATGTTAACGATAGGGATGCTCCTTTCAATCTTCCTGGCTGCCACTATCTTCGTCCCATTGCTGTACCCACTTCAGCTTACAAGCAGTTTTGAG TATCTGGAGCTTCGATTTAACTCAAAGGTTGCCAAACTGACAGGAACATTCATCATGATAGTACAACAG GTACTGTACATGGGCATCGCCTCGTTCGCTCCATCCACCGCACTGGAAGCTG TGACGGGGTTTCCGGCCTGGGCGACCATCGTCATAGTCGGGTGTGTTGCAACAGTCTACACGTTCTTG GGCGGCATGAAGGCGGTGATTTGGACGGACGTGTTTCAGTGTGTTGTCATTGTTGCCGGCTTGCTCACAATCTGCATTCAG GGTGCAATAAAAGTTGGCGGCATGGATCGTGTGTGGGAAGTCAACGAAGAATGGAAAAGGATATACTTTTGGGa TGCTGACCCTGATCCCCGGACAAGACACAGTATATGGACCTTAGTTGTTGGAGGGGGTGTCCTCTGGTTAAGCGCCTTTGGTATGAGCCAGCAGAGCGTCCAGCGCTACTGCGCCGTTAGCACTCTCAACAAATCAAGAGG GGCGGTCTTAACTAACATGGTGGGCGTCGTTATCATCATGTCGCTATCCTGTCTGTCAGGCGTGGTCGTCTTCGCTTACTATGTCCAGCAAGGGTGTGATCCACTCTCAGATAAGCAGGTCAGCAACCCCAACCAGCTTCTCCCGCTGTTTGTCATGGAGGTTCTAGGGTATCCCGGTCTACCCGGCCTCTTCATGTCGACACTCTTCAGTGGGGCACTTAG CTCAATGTCTTCTTCACTGAATGCCCTGGCAGCCGTTGTGTGGGAAGACATTCTCAAGCCTTGTGTTGGTCATCGTGTGTCTGAGACCGCACGTACGTGGATCACCAAAGTAATAG TACTAATATTCGGTGGAGCGGGAGTGGGCTTTGCTTTCGTTGCTATGTCGCTAGGTGGCTCCGTTGTACAG GCTTCCTTCAGCTTTACCGGGGCCGCATCGGGACCGCTGCTGGGGATCTTCCTGCTCGGTGGCCTCTTTCCGTGGGCCAATTGGCTG GGTTGTACGATTGGCGGATTTGTCGGGTTGGCGATACCGATATGGATCAGTTTTGGATCATACGGCCTGCCCAAAAAACCTTACGCGCTGGAGTTTCCAACTTCCAACTGCACCGTTTTGGAAAGTCTCGTCACAACTACAATACCACCGACAACTACGGCCTATCAAAT TTCGGGCGTTGAGCATCTCTACACATTGTCGTACATGTGGTTTGCCTCCATCGGCGTGGCTGTCTCTGTAATTGTTGGTCTCATCGTTAGCGCCATCACCC TGCCACTGTTGGGGAGATCGGAGGTGGACTCGAAATATCTTATTCCGATATTTGACCGTCTGTTCTGTTACTTGCCTGATAAAATACTCGCCCCGCTCAGATGTGGCAGGAAATATAAACATCCACAA GAAATCTTAGAAGAAACATTGAAAGAAAAGAACATGGAACAGAATGGGACATTAGttaaaacaacatcatcacaGCGTTATACAAAAACACAGGACGTCAATGGATCGGATGGAGCATCGGTAGTCTATAGCAACAAAGTATTTACAGACGATGAAATGAATCAAATATAA